A segment of the Trueperaceae bacterium genome:
GGCTCATGGCCAGCTTCGCCGCGGGGGCGGCCGAAGAGGGTATCCGGGTGATCGTCGCGGGTGCCGGCGGCGCGGCCCACCTGCCAGGGATGATCGCCGCAAGAACCCACCTTCCCGTACTTGGGGTTCCGGTCGAAAGCCGAGCGCTCAACGGCATCGATTCTCTTCTCTCCATCGTCCAGATGCCGCGCGGCGTGGCGGTAGGCACGCTGGCGATCGGCACCGCGGGCGCGGTCAACGCCGCCCTGCTCGCCTGCCAGATCCTCGCCCTCGAGCAGCCTG
Coding sequences within it:
- the purE gene encoding 5-(carboxyamino)imidazole ribonucleotide mutase, which produces MSVQSERPLVAVVMGSKSDWETMRHAHELLTELDVPHYCKVVSAHRTPGLMASFAAGAAEEGIRVIVAGAGGAAHLPGMIAARTHLPVLGVPVESRALNGIDSLLSIVQMPRGVAVGTLAIGTAGAVNAALLACQILALEQPALRARLIEYRERQSREAEASELPVADASGR